Within the Planctomycetaceae bacterium genome, the region CGATCTGACCAGGCCCTGGAATGCGCCGGAAAACAGTCGGGCATTCCAGACGGCGATGCCTCTGTTTCAGTGTCCCTGTGCCAGGCTGGGTCACAATCAATCGACCTATCTGGTCCTGAATGGTCCGGACTGCATTTTCAACGCGGACAAGACCATGCAGATTCGGCAGATCACGGATGGCACCGCCAACACGATTGCGATTGTGGATGTGCCCGAATCGATGGCGATTCCCTGGATGCAGCCGGTGGATCTTTCGCCGGACATGTTACCGTCGATCAAACGAATGGAAGATCTGTCGCATTCCGGGGGATTGATCGCAGGATTTGCCTGCGGGAAGAGCCATTTCATTGACTCCGGGATCGATGACAATACGCTCAGGCATCTGTCGACCGCTGCCGGGGGCGAGGGCTGCAACTGTGCGGCGAATTTCTGATGGTCACGGACCTGACAGGCCGGGGGGCGGGGCGACGGGCCGAACAGTCGAATGACTTCGATTGAAGGCACGCCAGACAACTGACCAGATGATTGCCATCAGCGTCAGCGCGGCCAGGACGGCCATCCAGGCGTGTCGCGTAGCTCGCCGCGCCATGTCGTCAATCGGCTGAAGTGCCGTGGCACGTTCTTCCTGGACAATGACCATCCATGGACTTTGCATATTGGTGATGGGGGACATGGCCGCAATCCATGGCCGTTGATATTCGTCAGTACCATTCCATGGCTCCGCTGGTTTCACAGAATTGCCGGATGCATTCTGTGGATCGGGCAGCGCATCCGATGTATCCGCCGGATCGGAAATCGCTGGCATTCCTGATAACCGGCCCACGGGATCGGTGTACACGGGCAACCGAATATCTTCCGGCTGCCCATTATGTTGAGCCATCGCGGATTCAATCTGACGGATAGTACCGGTATCCAGGCGAAGCTGGTGGAAGATTTCGTCGATGGTTTGGTCTGGCAGTTCCAGTAGAGACTCAGTCAGCCACGGATGGTCCAGGAGCTGCCAGTCGCGGGAATCTGCCAGTGCAATAATTCTTCGGACGCTGTCGGCATCTGATCCCTGCATGCGCTGGCCCAGCCGAGCCTGGAGTTCGCCCAGATGCGCGGTTCGGGCGAACACACCTATGACTTCACCTTCGCTGTCGCGAACCGGGACGCTTAACGCCACCATGTAGCGGTCTGTCGCGTTGCTTCGAAACGCGAGGCTGACATGGCGATCCTGAATCGGCTGAATGTCCTGCGGAACCTGTTCCGGGTCAAATTCCTCATTTCGTCCATGAAAATAGTCGCGCCAGTTGAAGCATTCACCCACCGTGGATTCATACTTTTGTCGCCACAACTGAATGCCATCGCGGTCTGTCAGAAACCAGCTGGTATCCGGGCTTCGGTTACGGCGAGTATTCGCTTCTGTACAGCGTTGTTGTGCCATATCCAGCAGCTGAATCCATCGGGGTCGGTCTTCCAGCGGCAGAATGTGTGACGCTTTCATTTCCGCAATCACGTCGTCGGTTGGCCGGTTGAGGACATCTTCCAGGGCGCTGCCCACTTCTTCGTCTGCCAGCACAAGTTCAAGTTCTTCCAGCCGATCCAGCAGTTCATCTTCCAGTGCAGCGGCCTGAAGTCGAGCGGAAAGAGCATCGCTTTCCAAAGCACGCTGTGTAAGACCTTCTTCCGTCATGGCCAGATTATTTTCGAGTGCCGTAACAAAGATGGGAACCATGGCGGCCATCAGCAATACCGGACCGACAACTCCCAGCAGCAGAAGGGGGCGTCGTGAACGGTGCCGGTCGCGGGCATCCAGCAGGTCGCGCACGGCCTGAGCATTCGGAAGTCGTTTCTGAGGTTCGACAGCCAGACACTCATCAATGATGTCCGCAAGCCGTGAATCGACTCCCCGAACGGATCGATGCAACGATGGTACTGGCGATGTCTGAATCGCAGAACGGTAGATTTCCAGACGATCGCTGAGGGATTCGGCAGCCTCCAGCTGTTTCTGCATAACGTCCGAACGAAACGGCGGCTGGCCGGTAATCATGTGGTACATCATCGCACCAACCGCATAGACATCCCAGCGAGAATCGGGCAGTGCCTGCATGTCGGCCTGCTCTGGTGCCATGTAATACAGCGTACCCAGAGCGGGACTTTGCTCGTGCGACATGCGAGCCTGGCCAAAGTCGCAGATTCGGGCATGCAACTGCCCATCCAGAAGCACATTATCCGGCTTGAGGTCACAATGCAGAACGCCCGCGCCATGCGCATCGATCAGCGCGCTGCACACTTCTCTTGTGATTCGGACGGCTTCGTCCACGGATAGTGGACCTGCGGCCAGGTAGCTCCCCAGCGATCCGTTTTCGACAAACTCCATGACAAAGTACGGCGGCTCTGCGGTCCAGCCAACATCCAGAAGACGCACAATGTTGCGCGACGTATAAACGGCGGCCAGCTTTTCAACTTCCCGATGCAGCATCGACCAGTTCAGTCCGCGGCGATGGGGATAGTACTTGATGGCGACCATCCGACCGGTACGGTCTTCCCGTGCCAGCCAGACTGTTCCATAGGCTCCCGTTCCCAGGCGGCGAACGACGGTGTAACCCTCAATTTCTGCCGGCGGACGATTTCCCTGTAGGCTCAACCGACGTGATCTTTCATGATCATCTTCGTTCTGAACCTGAGTGTCGCCTGGATTCTGCGAAGTCATGAGTCTGGTCGAGCAGTTTTGGGAGCATAAGTGGCGGTCCGCAGGGAGGATGATACCAGCGGATGGTGCTCCGGGGCAATTCGCGCCGTCAATCGCTTCGGGAGAGAGGACTTCCCCGGTCGAATGCCAGCCCGGATTTCATGGGCAGGCACGGAATCACGGATGTTCTCGATTATTGCCGGTCGATGGATTCGTCAGACGGACAGTCGGGCAGCGCGCTGATGGCTTCGATGACTTTCCAGAGCCAGTCCGTGAAATCGTGCTCGATCATGGAGGCCGTTTGAGTGACGTCTGTATGGGTCAGCTTGTCAGTGCCCAGCCCGGCTGCCAGATTTGAAATGCAGGAAATACCAAGAACGGAAAGACCAAGCTCGGATGCCACCAGGGCTTCCGGCACGGTGCTCATTCCGACTGCATCGGCACCGAGAAATCGCGCTGCTCGAACCTCAGCCGGAGTTTCGTAGCAGGGGCCGTGCATCAGTGCGTAGATGCCCTGATGCACGTGCAGGGAACACGGGACAGACGCGGCCGCCGCTCGCAAATCTGCGCACCAGACCTGACGTCGCAACCGATGGGTGACTGACACCGGAACTCCAACCGAAATCATCGCGCGGTCATCGGGGCGGGGTCGGCTGAGCAGCGACACAGAAGGCCATTCGAGGTGACCGGAGATCAGCATCAGGTCTCCCGGCTGAAACTCGGGTCGGATACCGCCGGAGGCATTTGTGATGATCAGTTTATTCACGTTCAGTCGGTGCATCAGTCGTGTTGCAAAGGTCACTCGCGATTGCGGGTGACCTTCGTATAAGTGGACCCGACCTTTCAACAGAAAGACGGTACTGTCATGGTGCGTGCCAACCAGAAGTTCGCCTGCATGGCCCGCAATTCCAGGCACCGGCATCCCCGGAATTGTGCCGTAATCCATCCTGACCGTGCCGGGACGATTGGCCAGCTCTTTCGCGGCGTGACCAAGTCCCGAACCCAGAATGACGGCCGTTCGATTTTGCTTTAAGGGGACGCTCGACAAACGGGACAACACAAGATCTGCTGCGCGGTCGATCAGATCGTTTATAGACTCATCAATCAAATACACGGTTGAAAGATCCCTCCGGTGGTACCCGCTGGCTGTACGGTCTGTGTCTGTGCGAGACTGCACGGCAGGACGACTCGTTGATTGAGCTCGTTTGTTGCGGGCTATGCATAGATGATAGTAGTGCTGTGTGGCGTAGTCTATGCTGTCGAGTTGGGTGTTTACATTGCGTCCCCTGGTGCGTCCCCTGGTGCGTGCCTGCATTACAGTTGTGTCGCCCCTGGCTACGACTGCGGACGTGCGGGGACTCGCCAGCCAGTTTTTTCGAACAGGGGTACGTACGCAGACGGGATCCAGAGCCGGTCTTCCGTTGACGGGACAAGAGGATAGTCGAGCGGATGGATGAGCGAATCGGAATCGGAATTCAGATCGATCAAATAGCGGGATGCCGCAACTCGACGCGAGAGATTGCGAAGCTCAAATGGTTCCAGCAACAGGGGATTCATTGGATCGAAAATCCCCCGGTGTTGTTGCCGTGCATTGCGAACAGCACCTCGGGCCATACGCAGTTCGGTGTCGTTATCGGCCAT harbors:
- a CDS encoding DUF1559 domain-containing protein; the encoded protein is MTPNPDSQVDSTIPVSESDRIIRSGDRISLILIGVLFAGIASTAVYSSSFSPEARRARCCARMEQLLLAMDQYHVDYGSFPPACTVDREGRPLHSWRTLLLPYLNQSSLYHQIDLTRPWNAPENSRAFQTAMPLFQCPCARLGHNQSTYLVLNGPDCIFNADKTMQIRQITDGTANTIAIVDVPESMAIPWMQPVDLSPDMLPSIKRMEDLSHSGGLIAGFACGKSHFIDSGIDDNTLRHLSTAAGGEGCNCAANF
- a CDS encoding protein kinase translates to MTSQNPGDTQVQNEDDHERSRRLSLQGNRPPAEIEGYTVVRRLGTGAYGTVWLAREDRTGRMVAIKYYPHRRGLNWSMLHREVEKLAAVYTSRNIVRLLDVGWTAEPPYFVMEFVENGSLGSYLAAGPLSVDEAVRITREVCSALIDAHGAGVLHCDLKPDNVLLDGQLHARICDFGQARMSHEQSPALGTLYYMAPEQADMQALPDSRWDVYAVGAMMYHMITGQPPFRSDVMQKQLEAAESLSDRLEIYRSAIQTSPVPSLHRSVRGVDSRLADIIDECLAVEPQKRLPNAQAVRDLLDARDRHRSRRPLLLLGVVGPVLLMAAMVPIFVTALENNLAMTEEGLTQRALESDALSARLQAAALEDELLDRLEELELVLADEEVGSALEDVLNRPTDDVIAEMKASHILPLEDRPRWIQLLDMAQQRCTEANTRRNRSPDTSWFLTDRDGIQLWRQKYESTVGECFNWRDYFHGRNEEFDPEQVPQDIQPIQDRHVSLAFRSNATDRYMVALSVPVRDSEGEVIGVFARTAHLGELQARLGQRMQGSDADSVRRIIALADSRDWQLLDHPWLTESLLELPDQTIDEIFHQLRLDTGTIRQIESAMAQHNGQPEDIRLPVYTDPVGRLSGMPAISDPADTSDALPDPQNASGNSVKPAEPWNGTDEYQRPWIAAMSPITNMQSPWMVIVQEERATALQPIDDMARRATRHAWMAVLAALTLMAIIWSVVWRAFNRSHSTVRPVAPPPGLSGP
- a CDS encoding purine-nucleoside phosphorylase gives rise to the protein MQSRTDTDRTASGYHRRDLSTVYLIDESINDLIDRAADLVLSRLSSVPLKQNRTAVILGSGLGHAAKELANRPGTVRMDYGTIPGMPVPGIAGHAGELLVGTHHDSTVFLLKGRVHLYEGHPQSRVTFATRLMHRLNVNKLIITNASGGIRPEFQPGDLMLISGHLEWPSVSLLSRPRPDDRAMISVGVPVSVTHRLRRQVWCADLRAAAASVPCSLHVHQGIYALMHGPCYETPAEVRAARFLGADAVGMSTVPEALVASELGLSVLGISCISNLAAGLGTDKLTHTDVTQTASMIEHDFTDWLWKVIEAISALPDCPSDESIDRQ